In Psychrobacter sp. P11G3, the genomic window TCGACCCATAAAGCTACGTCTATCGACCCATAAAGCTACGTCTATCGACCCATAAAGCTACGTCTATCGACCCATAAAGCTACAACATTGTACATATTGTAGCTTTATGGGTTATAGTGCTTGTATCATTTACTGTGGAAAGTACGAAATGAGCGATAAACAGTTAATAACTAAAGATAATAAATTAATCAGTGCTAGCTACTCTCTTGGCATACCTGAACAACGTCTTATTTTTTTAGCAATCATTGAGGCTAGGGAGCAGAGACAGTTGATTGATGCTAAAGGTGTTCTGCAAATTAGAGCAAAAAGCTACCAAGAACAATTCAAGGTAGAAAAGCATACTTCATATGATGCGTTAAAAAGTGCTACGAGTGGATTATTTGATGCTCATTTTGAATATGAAGATATTCACGAAAAAACAGGAAAGCTAGCTCGCCATGTAATTAGATGGGTGCAAAAAATAAGCTATATTGATGATGCTGGTATGGTTGAACTGCAATTTACAGATGCAGTTATTCCACTAATAACAAGACTCAGTAAGCAATATACTGAGTATGAATTAAAACAGGTTAGCGAGTTGCAAAGCGAATATTCAATCAGGCTTTATGAGTTGATGATGCAATGGAAAGCTGTTGGTAAAACCAA contains:
- the repM gene encoding replication initiation protein RepM; this translates as MSDKQLITKDNKLISASYSLGIPEQRLIFLAIIEAREQRQLIDAKGVLQIRAKSYQEQFKVEKHTSYDALKSATSGLFDAHFEYEDIHEKTGKLARHVIRWVQKISYIDDAGMVELQFTDAVIPLITRLSKQYTEYELKQVSELQSEYSIRLYELMMQWKAVGKTNKISVDDLRRKLGVEPEQYKKMNNFKARVLDHAINQINKHTDIQAEYDQHKDGRVIAGFTFKFKVKKSKEKNASKVEKRDADNGDIFTIEGLNDKQLGRIARNPQFITDYNHMVSPTSAAGQSDSGWEFEMINRLKKDASQFKKRPIRDYLDY